Below is a window of Flavobacterium sp. CFS9 DNA.
ATAGTAATCACCATTGTCTTTTGTTATTGATTTTACAGATGGATTAGGATAGCTGCTGCTCACCGGCTGTGGTATATCAAAATCGGTTAGCGGATCAATTTCAACAAAGCCGGAACGCGTTAAAGGTTTTGTCGAGTTGGTTTCAATTTCGGTAGCCGCTTTCCGGTTGATGTATTTCCAAAGCGTTTTTCGGTTGTCAAAATGGATTTTGAAGTTTGGACTGTTCAATTTACCATCATCGTCCAAAATTTTTTCAGGATTATTATCGCCTTGCATCGTCAGTGAAGTAATTCCAAATAGATCTTGTGTCTCTGATGAATGTAGTGTCGAAATTAGATCAGCAGTGGTTTCTTCGGATACTAAATAGGCACTTGATATTAACTTGTTGTCATTAATTTTTGGAAGATATTTGAAAGTAACCGGTTCTTTAGGAGGTCTCACGTTACTAAACAGAAATACCCGGTTAGGAGTAAATTCTAAATTGGTATAATTTTCAAATTGATAGTCGTGGATAGTGATTAGAAAGTTCAGGTTCAGATCGGAAGGAACCTTGATAAACGGATCTGTTTCGTCAGCTTCTTTGACTTTAATATAAATCTTGAAACCCGTTTTACTTTCTTTGAATACCATTTTATAGTTTTGGAGTATGGTGTAGGTCTCCAGTGTTGGTGTGATCGTGGTGAAAACGTCAGTATTGAATTTTTGCAGCATTTTTTCTTTATCATCATTCGACATACTTGCAAAGGTCTCTTCACCGTTATTCAGGAAATAATTGTGCAAAAGAGTTACTTCCAATAACAATCCGTATGTGATACTGTAACTCATGACTGTTTTCTTGTTTTCGTTATACCCTTAATTCTGCTGATCAGTGGTCCTTCGCTTTGAGCAATATTGCGTTCAATTTGTATCATGCTCACCTTGTACAAGGCCGATGGAAGCTGCTTGCCGCCCAAAGTTCCCCAGATGTAGTTCAGTTCTTCAAAAGTGGGCGTGTAAAGCTCGACGGTAAATTTGAAGTTGTCGATATTGGCCATTGCCACATTATTTCGGTTGTAAATAGTATCGGATTGTGTAAAAAGTTTTTTCCCCTGAAAAAAAGTAATGATTTTCGAAATATCATTTAAAGAGTTGATGTATATGGTTCTGTTGGCGCTAAAAAGCAAGTACAGATTTAAGTTGATGACACTGTTTTTGTAGATTGTTTTACTGCCTTGAACCATGTGATTGGGAAAGTTTTTCAAAGTTGCTTCTTCATCCAGATTGATGAGAGTAAGTGCTACCTTATCTTCCAGATTTCCGGATACAGTTTCATTCTGCGACTCCAGAAAAGCTATGTTTTCAGGCACAACCGTTTTTTCCAACCCAATTTCGTCGAGGTAGTTGTTGACTTGTTCTGTAATTATCTGAATAACTTCAAAAATCATCTGGTGAAAAAGTTTTAATATTCTGATATTCTTTAAGAAAAGGCAATTCAAATCTCTGCCTTTTTTAAAGCAATGGGGGTATTTTAGGCTTGTTTTTGTGATATTCCGCTTGTAGTAATACGATGTAAATAGGCTAAAAAAGAAGTAGCTCTAAGGCGCAGATTCAAAAATAAAAAGAAGTGTTTCCCGGCTTAAATTTGGATTTGTAATAAAAACTTGGGCTTATAGAATATCTAAATTAGAAAAACTTAGGGACATCAGGACAGCGTAAAAATACCCTTTTTTTAATAATCTTCATATTTGTAAAATATTAATTTTCAGTTACTTATGTGTTAATTGGTGTTTTTGATTTATATTTTTAGAAAAAAATAACGTCAGAATTTCCGCATAACATCAAAAAACTATTACGGAAAAGCGTAAAACGGTTGTTTTTTTAGGTCTATTTGTTTGTTATACAGATGGATATGTTTTTGTTCGGCGGTTGAGGAGTCATTTTTAGCCTAAAAAAAAGGAAAAGACTATGATAAAGAGACCGGCCTTTGTTCTAAAATGCAAAAACTGACCTCATGCTGTTATTTGGGTTTCTCATGGATAAAAAATCGGCACTCATGCCTTTTTTTCAATTTGAGTTCAGACAGACTGGTAATTTTATAATGAAATTCAAATCAGGAGATCGCTTCAAAAGAATACCAGTGAAGAGATCTGCTGTCCAAAACAAAAACAAGACTCCTAATTTAGAACCGCCAAACAATGAAACCTACAAAAGAATTTACAGTGGCAGATTATCTGCTTACCCGACTCAAACAATTAAATGTTACCGAGGTCTTTCAGATTCCGGGAGATTATGTAAAACATTTTACACAAGCTCTCGAAGACTTTAACGGTATTAAAACTATTGGAACTTCAAACGAACTGGATGCTTCGTATGCAGCAGATGCCTATGCCCGTACACGAGGTTTAGGAGCAGTATCGTTGCAATATGGGGTAAGTACTTACAGCGCATTGAATGCTATTGCAGGTGCTTATGTAGAACGAAGTCCTGTGGTTGTAATTAGTGCGACACCCGGAGCTGATGCAAGGCAAATTGGAAATATGTACAATGTACTTTATCACCATTCTACAGGCAATCTTAATGCCGATCAGGAAATTTTTGAAAGAGTAACCGTTGCGGCCGAAACCCTAAGCAGTTCTGTCGATGCTCCCGAAAAAATCGATAACTTAATCATCGCAGCACTTACACATCAGCGTCCGGTTTATATAGCCTGTTACAAAGAGGTGTGGGGCGAACCTTGTCCTAAACCTTCCAATAAAAAATTAGAACCTCAGATCATAAAAAGCGAAGCAGCTGAATTGGAGAATGCAGTTTCGCAAGCCTGGACACAAATCAGTCAGTCCAAAAAACCGCTGATTTTTGCAGGAGTAGAGCTTTTACGACACAATTTAACAAAGCAGTTAGAAGAGCTTATCAAAGCAAGTGGAATGCTGTACACTACAACGTCACTCGGAAAAACAGTCCTGGATGAGAAAGGAGATAAGTTTATAGGAACGTACTCTGATCAGGCTTCGATACCCGAAGTCATTAAGATAGTGGAAGCTTCAGACTGTATTTTATCTTTAGGAACGATTATTACCGATGATTATTTATGGCTGGTAGAAAATAAATTTTCAGCCATGATTCAGGCAACCACGCAGGAAATGAGGGTAGGTTATTTTACTTATGAAAATGTAACCTTAAAAGATTTCATCGAAGCCTTAACCGAACGATTCAAAAAAGCTTCAGGATATCCTTTAAAAGCAGTAGCTCCGGCTCAGCCAAAATTTCCCGAACCATGGCGATCCAACTCCGATCCGAAATATGATAAGATTCCCGAAATAATAACCTTTAACCGCTTTTTTGAGAGAGCCACTTATTTTCTGGAAAAACAAAAAATGCTGGACGATATTGTGTTCACTTTTGGGGTGAGTTCATCCATGTATGTAGCCACCAATATGTACGGATTATCCAAGAATGCTTTTATTTCTTCTGCGGCCTGGCAGTGTATCGGTTTTGAAACCGGTGCGGCTTCCGGAGCTCAGTTAGGAAGCGGTAAACAAGCCTGGACTATCGCAGGTGACGGTGGTTTTATGATGGTTGCACAAGCACTTTCGACCCTGGTAAAATACAATATCAACTCCGTAATCTTTGTGATGAGCAATGGAGTATATGCTATCGAGCAGGTATATGTAGATATGGATTCGTTTAAAGCAGGCCCGTCTCATAAGTTTGATGAATTTGATATTCTTCCAAAATGGGACTATCCCGCATTGGCTAAAGCATTTGGAGCAAAGAGTTACCGTGCTGAAACCGTTAAAGAATTAGACGAGGTACTTCTTAAACTAAAAGAAAAAACAAATCTGCCCACTCTGGTAGAAATTATAATCCCTCAAAAAGACCTGGCACAGCAAATGGAAAGGCTGGGGAACGAATAAAACAACCACCAAAAGCAATAAAAAAAAATTAAAAATATAATATCATGAGCAAGAAAACATACTCTATTTTTGGAGCCGGTGCAGCCGGACTCTATACAGCGTGGAGACTACTTGATGGAAAATCCAAACGCGACAAAAATGAAAAAATGCTGGTTAAAGGCGATGTACTAGAACTCTACGACTGGGGGAAATATGATTTTTCTAAAAAAAATCCCGGTACCAGAGAGGCCGGAGCACGCGTTTGTACTTGGCACTATAAAGACAACAAAGACAATTCGTATCTGGAATTGGGCGGTATGCGCTATTCGTATTGGGACGGTACGCCTAAAGGGGCAGGACATCGTTTAGTCACAAAAACGATAGAAGAACTGGATTTAAAGAAAGATTCCGTTGAATTTAACGAATCTGCTGATCCTTTAATGTCTTTACGTTCCAAAAACATGTATGTCTCAGATGTTAATTCGAACCAGCCGGCTCCTTATTTTGCTAATAATTACGCAGAAGATGCTCCGCCGGATGATGGATTTACCACCATACAATCTGTAGCAATCACCGCAACATCAGGCCCTGTTACCCGTAGAGAATGGTGTAAGTTTTATGAAGAAGGAAGAATCAATATTGATATGCCGGAAAGTTCGATCTTTCAAAAAGGAGATTTACTAAAAGATATTGGATATTGGAATCTTGCCTATGACAGACTTGGACAAGAAGGATTTGGCTATCTGGCAGATGGTAACGGTTATAGCTCCAATGTAGTAAACAGTCATAGTGCCCAGTCGTTTAATGTGAATGACGAGTTTACACCTGGAACCGAATATAAAACGCTGGTAAAAGGATATTCCAGTTTATTTGTTGCCTTATTCGATGAAGTGGAAAAACTGGCCAAACAAAAAGGAATTACGCTGAATTACTTTCCGGATACCCGATTGCGTTCGATTCTGCATACTAAGGCAGGGATTCGTTTTACTACTGCAAAACGTGCAACTCCTGATAAACTTGCCGAAAGTAAAATATG
It encodes the following:
- a CDS encoding alpha-keto acid decarboxylase family protein codes for the protein MKPTKEFTVADYLLTRLKQLNVTEVFQIPGDYVKHFTQALEDFNGIKTIGTSNELDASYAADAYARTRGLGAVSLQYGVSTYSALNAIAGAYVERSPVVVISATPGADARQIGNMYNVLYHHSTGNLNADQEIFERVTVAAETLSSSVDAPEKIDNLIIAALTHQRPVYIACYKEVWGEPCPKPSNKKLEPQIIKSEAAELENAVSQAWTQISQSKKPLIFAGVELLRHNLTKQLEELIKASGMLYTTTSLGKTVLDEKGDKFIGTYSDQASIPEVIKIVEASDCILSLGTIITDDYLWLVENKFSAMIQATTQEMRVGYFTYENVTLKDFIEALTERFKKASGYPLKAVAPAQPKFPEPWRSNSDPKYDKIPEIITFNRFFERATYFLEKQKMLDDIVFTFGVSSSMYVATNMYGLSKNAFISSAAWQCIGFETGAASGAQLGSGKQAWTIAGDGGFMMVAQALSTLVKYNINSVIFVMSNGVYAIEQVYVDMDSFKAGPSHKFDEFDILPKWDYPALAKAFGAKSYRAETVKELDEVLLKLKEKTNLPTLVEIIIPQKDLAQQMERLGNE
- a CDS encoding DUF4255 domain-containing protein, which encodes MIFEVIQIITEQVNNYLDEIGLEKTVVPENIAFLESQNETVSGNLEDKVALTLINLDEEATLKNFPNHMVQGSKTIYKNSVINLNLYLLFSANRTIYINSLNDISKIITFFQGKKLFTQSDTIYNRNNVAMANIDNFKFTVELYTPTFEELNYIWGTLGGKQLPSALYKVSMIQIERNIAQSEGPLISRIKGITKTRKQS